In Vibrio sp. STUT-A11, a genomic segment contains:
- a CDS encoding SDR family oxidoreductase: MSSTVFITGANRGIGLSLTKLYLDNGWQVHATTRNLANSDELVSLSNQHFSLTLHELDVTNYKQVAQLAKNLPAIDLLINNAGYYGPKGYGFGNTDVDEWRKVLEINTIAPLKLVETLYPLLQQGQMKKIACISSKVGSMTENTSGGGYIYRSSKAALNSVVKSLSNDLTDRGFTVLALHPGWVRTAMGGPNALIDAEFSAAGLAKVIEESTQENSGHFINYDGTELPW, from the coding sequence ATGAGTTCTACCGTTTTTATTACTGGTGCAAATCGCGGTATCGGCCTGAGTTTAACTAAGCTCTATCTCGACAATGGCTGGCAAGTACATGCGACTACTCGGAACTTAGCGAACAGCGACGAATTAGTCAGTTTAAGCAACCAGCACTTCTCTTTAACGCTTCATGAACTCGATGTCACCAACTACAAGCAGGTAGCGCAACTCGCGAAGAACCTGCCTGCTATCGACCTGTTAATAAACAACGCGGGTTACTACGGTCCTAAAGGTTATGGGTTTGGAAATACCGATGTGGATGAGTGGCGTAAAGTTCTTGAAATCAACACCATTGCGCCACTCAAATTAGTCGAAACACTCTACCCATTGCTGCAACAGGGCCAAATGAAGAAGATCGCCTGCATCTCATCTAAAGTCGGCAGCATGACCGAGAATACCTCAGGTGGTGGTTATATTTATCGTTCATCTAAAGCCGCGCTTAACTCGGTGGTAAAAAGCTTAAGCAACGACTTAACCGACCGAGGGTTCACGGTTCTAGCTCTTCATCCAGGCTGGGTGCGCACAGCGATGGGCGGGCCAAATGCATTAATTGACGCTGAATTCTCAGCGGCAGGGCTCGCTAAAGTTATTGAGGAAAGCACACAAGAGAATTCCGGACATTTTATTAATTACGATGGAACCGAGCTACCTTGGTAG
- a CDS encoding histone deacetylase, with translation MLPLIYHPIYSKLALPEGHRYPIMKYQYLYEAVQGKLENEKCQERVQFFEPAALSVAEIKRVHEAEYVDLLVSGTMPAAKMRRIGFPWSEALITRTLTSAAGTLMTAEKALEHGVALHLSGGYHHAHRDFGSGFCLFNDLVIAAKHMLDHDDVDKVLIIDSDVHHGDGTATLCQDEPDIVTLSFHCDKNFPARKPESDLDVPLVRGTNDETFLMTFKEVVQMALNLHRPDMVIYDAGVDIHIDDELGYFDVSTQGILERDRFLMQLMKERGIPVAAVVGGGYRSNHEDLVPIHMNLIQASLEVFG, from the coding sequence ATGCTGCCACTTATTTATCACCCGATATATTCAAAACTTGCTTTGCCTGAAGGGCACCGTTACCCAATCATGAAGTATCAATATCTCTATGAGGCGGTTCAAGGAAAGCTAGAGAACGAAAAATGCCAAGAGCGAGTGCAGTTTTTCGAGCCTGCGGCGCTTTCTGTAGCAGAGATTAAGCGAGTGCATGAGGCCGAATATGTGGATTTATTGGTCAGCGGTACGATGCCGGCGGCTAAAATGCGCCGTATTGGGTTTCCCTGGAGTGAGGCACTGATCACCAGAACACTGACTTCTGCGGCTGGTACGTTGATGACGGCGGAGAAAGCGCTGGAACACGGTGTGGCTTTGCATTTGAGTGGTGGATATCATCATGCTCACAGAGACTTCGGCAGTGGGTTCTGTCTGTTTAACGATCTTGTGATAGCAGCAAAGCATATGTTGGATCACGACGATGTCGATAAAGTCTTAATCATTGATAGTGATGTACACCACGGTGATGGTACGGCAACGCTCTGCCAAGATGAGCCTGATATTGTCACGCTCTCTTTCCACTGCGATAAAAACTTCCCGGCGAGAAAGCCTGAGTCTGATCTGGATGTTCCTTTGGTGAGGGGAACCAATGATGAAACCTTCTTAATGACATTTAAAGAAGTGGTGCAAATGGCGCTCAATCTGCATCGTCCTGACATGGTGATTTATGATGCTGGTGTTGATATACATATTGATGACGAGCTTGGTTATTTTGATGTGTCTACGCAAGGCATACTAGAGCGTGATCGCTTTTTGATGCAGTTAATGAAAGAGCGCGGTATTCCCGTAGCAGCAGTAGTGGGTGGTGGCTACCGAAGTAATCATGAAGATCTTGTGCCGATTCATATGAATTTGATTCAGGCGAGTTTGGAAGTTTTTGGCTAA
- the fecE gene encoding Fe(3+) dicitrate ABC transporter ATP-binding protein FecE produces the protein MIAANNLNVSYGDKIIIEALNLTLPKGKITALIGPNGCGKSTLLKTLARINIPTKGEVLLNGKALKSYRDKHLAQEMSLLPQVLETPEGITVRRLVEYGRSPYLSHWGKLGEHDKKMVASAMRETGVDDLAEQTVESLSGGQRQRAWIAMILAQDTNIVMLDEPTTYLDLSHQIELMKIMREMNNRGKTVIVVLHDLNQACRYCDHLVVLKKGQLIAQGSPDDVFTETLLKDVFSLDARVIQDPVANTPMCIAH, from the coding sequence ATGATAGCTGCAAACAATTTAAACGTTTCTTATGGTGACAAAATCATTATTGAAGCGCTCAACCTCACGCTACCAAAAGGCAAAATCACCGCGCTTATCGGTCCAAATGGTTGTGGTAAATCAACCTTATTAAAAACCCTGGCTCGAATTAATATACCAACCAAAGGTGAGGTTTTGCTGAATGGAAAGGCATTGAAATCATACCGTGACAAACACCTGGCACAAGAGATGTCATTATTGCCTCAGGTATTAGAAACGCCTGAGGGTATAACAGTACGACGCCTGGTTGAATACGGTCGCTCACCTTACCTTTCTCACTGGGGGAAATTGGGCGAGCATGATAAGAAGATGGTCGCCAGTGCAATGCGAGAAACAGGCGTTGATGACTTGGCAGAACAAACGGTTGAATCGTTATCCGGAGGCCAAAGACAAAGAGCCTGGATAGCCATGATTCTGGCGCAAGACACCAATATCGTTATGCTTGATGAGCCCACGACCTACCTGGACCTATCGCACCAGATTGAGCTGATGAAAATCATGCGCGAGATGAACAACAGAGGAAAAACGGTGATCGTTGTATTACACGACTTGAATCAGGCATGTCGCTACTGTGATCACTTAGTTGTGCTCAAAAAAGGCCAGCTGATTGCTCAAGGCTCGCCGGATGACGTTTTCACTGAAACCCTGCTTAAGGACGTGTTCTCTCTTGATGCGCGAGTAATTCAGGACCCTGTCGCTAATACGCCTATGTGTATCGCCCATTAA
- a CDS encoding iron chelate uptake ABC transporter family permease subunit has protein sequence MNNIKLTLLSSSLLIIAILSLIVGASDISIKQVSTTLLRGGEFDFIINQYRLPRIFLAIGVGAGLGLSGMLVQGVIRNPLASPDLMGISAGAGLAATTLLVMFPQAPTHYLPLAALVGGFTAAGMILLVSYKIQPTAARLALIGIAISAFLSSFIDFLMVVHPIEINTAMVWLTGSLWGRNWEQVPFIWITLAITVPFSCWLAWRLDVMGLGEDSATSLGIKPQRIKLLSLISAVVLASVSVSVCGTISFVGLLAPHLARMLFGHNHKLLVPSAALLGALMVLVSDTLARGIHPPLELPAGVLTSLIGAPYFIFLLQRYKGW, from the coding sequence ATGAACAATATAAAACTCACTCTGCTCTCTTCTTCACTCCTGATTATCGCGATTCTCAGTCTGATCGTTGGTGCATCTGATATTTCGATAAAGCAGGTCTCAACTACTCTACTCCGCGGTGGGGAGTTTGATTTCATTATCAATCAATACCGGTTACCGCGTATATTCCTCGCTATCGGAGTTGGCGCTGGTCTGGGTTTATCTGGCATGTTGGTACAAGGCGTGATCCGAAATCCACTCGCATCGCCAGATTTAATGGGGATAAGTGCCGGCGCAGGATTAGCCGCAACCACCTTATTGGTGATGTTTCCGCAAGCCCCAACACACTACTTACCTCTGGCCGCTCTAGTCGGTGGTTTCACTGCCGCCGGAATGATTCTGCTCGTCAGCTACAAAATACAGCCAACCGCGGCAAGACTGGCGTTAATCGGTATCGCGATCAGCGCGTTTCTATCCAGCTTTATTGATTTTTTGATGGTGGTACACCCGATAGAGATCAACACAGCCATGGTTTGGTTGACGGGTAGCTTGTGGGGAAGAAACTGGGAGCAAGTCCCTTTTATATGGATAACGCTCGCTATCACGGTTCCGTTTTCCTGCTGGTTAGCCTGGCGATTGGATGTAATGGGGCTGGGAGAAGATAGCGCGACCTCACTTGGTATTAAACCACAGCGCATCAAATTACTCTCACTGATTAGTGCCGTTGTTCTTGCCAGCGTCAGCGTGTCTGTATGTGGCACGATTAGCTTTGTTGGATTACTGGCACCGCATTTAGCAAGAATGCTATTTGGTCATAATCATAAATTGCTTGTGCCAAGCGCTGCCTTGCTTGGCGCACTGATGGTATTGGTATCAGACACGTTAGCGAGGGGAATACACCCCCCTCTGGAGCTTCCAGCCGGCGTATTAACGTCTTTAATTGGCGCACCATACTTCATTTTCTTATTGCAACGCTACAAGGGGTGGTGA
- a CDS encoding iron chelate uptake ABC transporter family permease subunit has translation MRIFTSTLYLWVPLTLLSIIGACYSLTAWSSFPLTISHIYQYLFEFDPMSMEQQIIASIRMPRVLAGLLIGANLAVAGLMMQGLTRNPLASPSILGINAGAACLMALASIGAPFLETMPSVLLASIGGVLSGAVVLTLGGFFSAKPHPLKLVLAGIAINALLIGVTRAAVILADDKAYSIISWLAGSLSSVEWQQWNTLWPTSVLGLIVSLFVARQLNLLALGSDVATSLGINIRLTRALTYLAVVLLTASSVAVAGPIGFVGMLVPHIAKRFVGNDFITLIPASALLGAALIVWADALSRAIAFPAETPVGVITALIGTPCFVFLAMRSKSS, from the coding sequence ATGCGAATTTTCACTTCCACTCTTTATCTCTGGGTACCTTTGACTTTGTTATCCATCATAGGAGCCTGTTACTCTCTTACCGCCTGGTCTAGTTTTCCGCTAACGATCTCTCATATTTACCAGTATCTGTTCGAATTTGATCCTATGAGTATGGAGCAACAAATCATTGCTTCGATTCGTATGCCCAGAGTATTGGCAGGTCTTTTGATTGGTGCGAATCTCGCCGTCGCAGGGTTAATGATGCAGGGGCTGACCAGAAACCCTCTCGCATCGCCTTCAATTTTAGGGATCAATGCAGGTGCGGCGTGTTTAATGGCGCTGGCAAGTATCGGCGCTCCTTTTTTAGAAACTATGCCGAGTGTATTATTAGCCTCAATTGGTGGCGTTCTCAGCGGAGCAGTCGTATTGACACTGGGTGGCTTCTTTTCTGCAAAGCCCCACCCTCTCAAGCTCGTCCTTGCAGGAATAGCTATCAATGCACTTCTTATCGGTGTGACCAGAGCAGCGGTAATACTGGCTGATGATAAAGCGTACTCCATCATCAGTTGGTTGGCTGGCTCTCTTTCTTCTGTCGAATGGCAACAATGGAATACACTATGGCCAACCAGCGTATTAGGATTGATTGTGTCTCTTTTTGTCGCGAGACAGCTTAATCTCCTTGCGCTGGGTTCAGACGTTGCCACCAGCCTGGGAATAAATATCAGACTTACTAGGGCACTGACTTATCTCGCCGTCGTTTTACTTACCGCTTCCAGCGTCGCAGTAGCGGGGCCAATCGGCTTCGTTGGTATGCTCGTCCCTCATATTGCAAAAAGATTTGTCGGTAACGACTTTATTACCCTCATCCCTGCGAGTGCTTTGCTTGGTGCAGCATTGATAGTTTGGGCTGATGCTTTGTCGCGAGCGATTGCTTTTCCTGCCGAAACTCCGGTGGGCGTGATTACGGCACTAATTGGAACACCTTGCTTTGTGTTTTTAGCCATGCGAAGTAAATCTTCATGA
- a CDS encoding TonB-dependent siderophore receptor, protein MRFAANTITKSLFIAMGLSSYAVAGEDITSEESLVDETVVVVGQQNSYLNPRVTTATKTDIDPLDTPQTVNVINQQFLQDIRATTLDDAYGYTTGLTRSNVDADGFTLRGMPADLNTIQVNGLPGLASRFGSPTTANVERVEVLKGPASIMYGQIQPGGMVNIITKKPQDIASFSYDISATTYATGVSDFGDDNGFTGTIDATGPLNASKTWMYRLIISGENADSYRDDVDQQNYYLFPTLTYRPSELTELTFGLELQSEHRVADNGLVALNNDIDQVASIDTHYQSSDDTDEDEGLVAFASYNTMLVNGFDLTVDWRSVWHEDSRDLHETRDVVDSTSLVKVRDRDQVNKREYHFVDVRTTGSLWTGDVEHQLLLGGNIGLEKRDFLRETYATTTVDFTNPQDVTGRDQSAYKVDHRITDYTNYGLYLQDTVYLSEKWTVMGGIRYMRQDVDFDYVSKSTDDTQSTDAFVSQAGIVYKIVDGTSLYTSYGESFNPNSVEKKDVNDDAFDPEEGRQYEVGVKTDLLNSNSNLTVAYFDIEKSNVVEKNSSGDYELLGEVRSKGVETELLMKPLENWQVKLGYAYVDSEISENPDASIQGSRTPMTAYHDAYFWTKYNFPYQVAGGVLGTTFGANYEGARYTSEDPSDRVELPAYVTVDVGVHYEVKDYRLSLNVANLLDEEYYVGGTDSHRLYLGDPRNVTLSVSGKF, encoded by the coding sequence ATGAGATTTGCTGCAAACACCATCACCAAAAGTTTATTTATTGCAATGGGACTGAGTTCCTATGCGGTTGCCGGGGAGGACATCACTTCAGAGGAGAGTTTGGTAGACGAGACCGTTGTGGTTGTCGGCCAACAAAACTCTTACCTAAACCCAAGAGTGACTACCGCAACAAAAACGGATATCGACCCGTTAGACACCCCACAAACGGTTAACGTCATCAATCAGCAGTTCTTGCAGGATATCCGGGCAACCACATTAGATGATGCCTATGGTTATACCACAGGTTTAACCCGTTCTAATGTCGATGCAGATGGTTTTACGCTGCGTGGCATGCCTGCAGACCTTAACACCATTCAAGTCAATGGACTACCTGGCCTTGCTTCTCGATTTGGATCACCGACGACAGCAAACGTCGAGAGAGTCGAAGTACTAAAAGGCCCGGCATCTATCATGTATGGTCAAATCCAGCCGGGTGGTATGGTCAATATCATTACTAAGAAGCCTCAAGATATCGCTTCGTTTTCCTACGATATTTCTGCGACAACATACGCGACCGGCGTGAGCGATTTCGGCGACGATAACGGGTTTACCGGGACAATTGACGCCACCGGGCCGCTAAATGCGAGTAAAACCTGGATGTATCGCCTGATTATCAGTGGTGAAAATGCAGACTCATACCGTGATGATGTTGACCAGCAGAATTACTACTTATTCCCAACACTGACCTATCGCCCATCGGAATTAACCGAACTTACCTTTGGTCTGGAGCTTCAGTCAGAACACCGTGTTGCGGACAACGGGCTGGTGGCGCTGAACAACGATATCGACCAGGTAGCGTCCATTGATACGCATTACCAGTCGTCTGACGATACCGATGAAGATGAAGGTCTGGTTGCGTTTGCCAGCTACAACACCATGTTAGTAAACGGTTTCGACCTAACCGTTGATTGGCGTAGTGTGTGGCATGAGGACTCGCGTGATCTTCATGAAACCAGAGACGTGGTTGACTCAACGAGTTTGGTTAAAGTGCGCGACCGAGATCAAGTGAATAAGCGTGAATATCACTTCGTCGATGTTCGCACTACCGGTAGCCTCTGGACGGGTGACGTTGAACATCAGCTCCTTTTGGGCGGAAATATCGGCCTGGAAAAGCGAGATTTCCTGCGTGAGACCTACGCGACGACAACGGTCGATTTTACGAACCCGCAAGACGTGACCGGGCGAGATCAAAGCGCGTATAAAGTGGATCACCGTATTACTGATTACACAAACTACGGTTTATACCTGCAAGATACGGTATACCTAAGCGAAAAATGGACCGTGATGGGTGGAATTCGCTACATGCGTCAAGATGTGGATTTTGATTATGTCAGCAAGTCGACGGATGACACTCAGTCTACCGATGCCTTCGTTTCTCAGGCTGGGATCGTGTATAAAATTGTCGATGGCACCTCTCTGTATACCAGTTATGGCGAAAGCTTCAATCCAAATAGTGTCGAAAAGAAAGATGTTAACGATGATGCTTTTGACCCAGAGGAAGGCCGTCAATATGAAGTCGGTGTGAAAACCGATCTGTTGAACAGCAACAGTAACTTAACCGTCGCCTATTTTGATATCGAAAAATCCAACGTTGTGGAGAAAAACAGCAGCGGTGATTATGAATTGCTTGGTGAAGTGCGCAGCAAAGGTGTGGAAACCGAGCTACTTATGAAGCCGCTAGAGAACTGGCAGGTTAAGCTAGGGTACGCTTATGTAGACTCTGAAATTTCAGAGAATCCAGACGCGAGTATTCAGGGAAGCCGAACGCCTATGACGGCTTACCACGATGCTTATTTCTGGACTAAATATAACTTCCCTTACCAAGTTGCGGGCGGTGTATTAGGTACAACTTTTGGTGCCAACTATGAAGGTGCGCGATACACCAGTGAGGATCCATCTGATCGAGTCGAGCTTCCTGCTTATGTGACGGTTGATGTCGGTGTTCACTACGAAGTAAAAGATTACCGTCTATCGCTGAACGTTGCTAATCTATTGGATGAAGAGTACTACGTCGGCGGAACGGATAGCCATAGATTGTACTTAGGCGATCCACGTAACGTTACCTTGAGTGTGTCAGGTAAGTTCTAA
- a CDS encoding Fe(3+) dicitrate ABC transporter substrate-binding protein codes for MALIRLLTALLVLCACTVQAASTPETTAPTDSAPKRIVVLEYSFVDALAVIGISPVGVADDKDPNRIIPQVRELIEPWTSVGMRSQPNLEVIAQLKPDLIIADSYRHKISLHDLSQIAPTILLKSRGEAYQEGLESALAIGKAVGKEREMRARLAKHRELMASYKGKFKTSGTVQFANVNERGMWMHGPLSYTGSLLSYLGLQPALPDLKQSHLMEANLEVLLKVNPDWLFYSKRAGNTVLDSWQKSPLFKLLKFNKTGQAVQVSPELWSLNRGILASESIAQELDTIMGKTST; via the coding sequence ATGGCACTCATACGCTTACTAACTGCTTTGCTTGTACTGTGCGCTTGCACGGTACAAGCCGCTTCTACGCCAGAAACTACTGCGCCAACAGATTCTGCACCTAAAAGGATTGTCGTGTTGGAGTACTCTTTTGTTGATGCGTTGGCTGTTATTGGCATTTCACCGGTTGGCGTGGCTGATGACAAGGACCCAAACAGAATTATTCCACAGGTGAGAGAGCTCATAGAACCTTGGACTTCTGTGGGTATGCGTTCCCAGCCCAATTTAGAGGTCATCGCGCAGCTTAAGCCTGACTTAATTATTGCCGACAGTTATCGCCATAAAATCAGTCTGCATGATTTGTCTCAAATCGCTCCGACAATTTTACTTAAGAGCCGAGGAGAGGCGTATCAAGAGGGCTTGGAATCTGCCTTAGCAATAGGCAAAGCTGTCGGTAAAGAGCGGGAAATGAGAGCGCGCTTGGCCAAGCATCGTGAACTTATGGCCTCCTATAAAGGTAAGTTTAAAACCAGTGGCACGGTTCAGTTTGCTAATGTCAACGAGAGGGGAATGTGGATGCATGGACCGTTGTCATACACGGGCAGTTTATTAAGCTATCTTGGCCTCCAGCCTGCGCTTCCTGACCTCAAGCAGAGTCATCTGATGGAAGCAAACCTAGAGGTTTTATTGAAAGTGAATCCAGATTGGCTTTTCTATAGTAAAAGGGCAGGCAATACGGTGTTGGATAGCTGGCAGAAAAGCCCGCTGTTTAAACTGTTAAAGTTCAATAAAACCGGACAAGCGGTGCAAGTTTCACCTGAACTTTGGTCTCTTAACAGAGGCATACTTGCCTCAGAGTCGATTGCACAGGAGTTGGACACGATTATGGGAAAGACTTCAACTTAA
- a CDS encoding DUF3413 domain-containing protein, whose amino-acid sequence MVDSGNSYGERVSRLVGWGHWFAFFNIVASMLIGTRYITQSPWPETLLGQFYLAVSWVGHFGFLVFALYLLVLFPLTFVLPSRKLFRLMAVIFATIGQTILLIDTQAYQSINLHLTPVVWELLFSDDKSVLSSDLQHLFVVMPFIFLIQLALSEWVWRKQRKLSHKHVGRPLAILFFLSFITSHLVYIWADAYFYNPITSQRANFPLSYPMTAKSFMEKHGLLDREEYLKRLAENQGNVELVNYPLEKLEFNRRVNKLNVLMISVNNLRADALNEQEMPNLYEFAQENQNFRNHYSSSNDTYGAFGLFYGLPTSYASSIQAQGSSPVMLDVLKEQGYSFGLFSGNGFEDDLYSEIIFRNLNLAEQLDSRQANTDKQAISDWNTWLVENAKQPWFSYIEVTAVDNFESIPSNADEEMPASERFKKAYEFAVTSADNTVASIINELKETHLLTNTVVIVTSNHGSEFNETNTNSWGANSNYSRYQLQVPMVIHWPGRLAGDFAHSTSHLDLSVTLLQDMLGVSSNPYDYSSGRNLFDESRRRWILAGDTRELALITDAQTTVIDKFGNYKLYDKDYKRLRDDSPKMPVLMQGLTELQRFYTKSN is encoded by the coding sequence ATGGTAGACAGCGGAAACTCATACGGCGAACGCGTATCTCGACTGGTAGGTTGGGGACATTGGTTTGCATTCTTCAACATTGTTGCGTCAATGTTGATAGGCACACGCTATATTACTCAATCGCCTTGGCCTGAGACCTTGCTCGGTCAGTTTTATCTGGCCGTATCTTGGGTTGGTCATTTTGGCTTTCTGGTTTTCGCTCTTTACTTACTGGTCCTATTCCCGTTGACCTTTGTCCTGCCATCTCGGAAGCTATTCCGCTTGATGGCAGTGATATTCGCTACCATCGGTCAGACGATCTTGCTGATCGATACCCAAGCGTATCAGTCGATCAACTTACACCTGACCCCTGTAGTCTGGGAGCTTTTATTTAGCGATGATAAAAGCGTTCTGAGTTCGGATCTGCAACACCTGTTTGTTGTGATGCCCTTCATTTTCCTGATTCAACTTGCGCTTTCAGAATGGGTGTGGCGAAAACAACGCAAACTTTCTCATAAACACGTTGGCCGCCCTCTGGCCATCCTGTTCTTCTTGAGTTTTATCACCAGCCATTTGGTATACATTTGGGCGGATGCTTATTTCTATAACCCAATTACCAGTCAACGTGCTAATTTCCCGCTTTCATACCCAATGACAGCGAAAAGCTTTATGGAAAAACACGGCTTATTGGACCGTGAAGAGTACCTGAAACGCTTAGCTGAAAACCAAGGTAATGTAGAACTGGTTAACTACCCGCTTGAGAAACTTGAATTCAACCGCCGCGTGAACAAGCTGAATGTTCTGATGATCAGCGTGAATAATTTAAGAGCGGATGCACTCAATGAACAAGAGATGCCAAATCTCTATGAGTTTGCGCAGGAAAATCAGAATTTCCGTAACCACTACAGCTCGAGCAATGACACCTATGGTGCATTCGGCTTATTTTATGGCTTGCCAACCAGTTACGCTTCAAGCATTCAGGCGCAAGGCTCTTCACCAGTCATGCTTGACGTGCTTAAAGAGCAGGGTTACAGCTTTGGTTTATTCAGTGGCAATGGCTTTGAAGATGACCTGTATTCAGAGATCATTTTCAGAAACCTAAACCTGGCTGAGCAACTTGATAGCAGACAAGCTAACACAGATAAACAAGCCATCTCCGATTGGAATACATGGCTAGTCGAAAACGCAAAGCAACCTTGGTTTAGCTACATCGAAGTTACCGCAGTTGATAACTTTGAATCGATTCCTTCAAATGCAGATGAAGAAATGCCTGCAAGCGAACGGTTCAAAAAAGCGTACGAGTTTGCGGTTACATCAGCAGATAACACCGTTGCCAGCATTATTAACGAATTAAAAGAAACACACTTACTAACCAACACCGTGGTTATCGTCACTTCAAATCACGGCAGTGAGTTCAATGAAACCAACACCAATAGTTGGGGTGCGAACAGCAACTACAGCCGTTATCAACTGCAGGTACCAATGGTGATTCATTGGCCAGGCAGACTGGCAGGTGATTTTGCTCATAGTACCAGTCATTTAGATCTTTCCGTGACGTTGCTACAAGACATGCTAGGGGTTTCATCGAACCCTTATGATTACAGTAGCGGCCGCAATTTATTCGATGAGAGTCGCCGACGTTGGATTCTCGCAGGCGACACTCGCGAATTGGCACTCATCACTGACGCACAAACGACAGTAATAGACAAATTTGGTAACTATAAGCTGTACGACAAAGATTACAAACGCCTGCGTGATGACAGCCCTAAAATGCCTGTACTCATGCAGGGTTTAACGGAGCTACAACGATTTTATACCAAGAGCAATTAA
- a CDS encoding YejL family protein, which translates to MPITSKYTDEQVENILAEVALVLEKHAASPELTLMIAGNIATNVLNQRVAASQRKAIAEKFAQALMSSLETPKSH; encoded by the coding sequence ATGCCGATTACATCTAAATATACTGACGAACAAGTAGAGAACATTCTTGCGGAAGTCGCTTTAGTTCTTGAAAAACATGCAGCTTCACCTGAGTTAACACTAATGATTGCCGGAAATATCGCAACCAATGTCTTAAATCAACGAGTTGCCGCTTCACAACGTAAAGCGATTGCTGAAAAATTTGCTCAGGCACTGATGTCTTCATTAGAAACACCAAAATCACATTAA
- the yejK gene encoding nucleoid-associated protein YejK encodes MSLHLSNVILHQLCKNDQDELVVNFRPASLENDASTENLVAELHRVFHSKAGKGFGSFQSDSEFQFWLQEMRKGERDFYDFSQISANRLKEELIKYPFADEGILVFAEYQSLATDYLFIGILPMNQSLKVTEGLDISATDYLDITKMDIAARIDLSSYDTDKESNRYLSYIKGRVGRKVADFFLDFLQADIGLDTKQQNLVLMQAVDDFCADSKLEKQEVNEYKKQVYDYCNEQIKSGEEVQVSELSGELPPSQDGTSFMDFTKEQGYELEESFPGDRATVRKLTKYVGAGGGLNISFDSLLLGERIFYDPETDTLTIKGTPPNLKDQLSRS; translated from the coding sequence ATGAGCCTTCATCTTTCAAACGTTATTCTGCATCAATTATGCAAAAACGATCAGGACGAACTGGTTGTTAACTTTCGTCCCGCATCACTAGAAAATGATGCATCGACTGAAAACCTCGTCGCGGAACTTCATCGAGTGTTCCATTCTAAAGCTGGTAAAGGTTTTGGTTCTTTCCAGTCAGACAGCGAATTTCAGTTTTGGCTTCAAGAAATGCGCAAAGGTGAGCGAGATTTTTATGATTTCTCACAAATTAGTGCAAATCGACTGAAAGAAGAGTTGATTAAGTACCCATTCGCAGACGAAGGCATTTTGGTTTTCGCCGAGTATCAGAGCCTTGCGACGGATTATTTGTTCATTGGTATTTTGCCAATGAATCAAAGTCTGAAAGTAACTGAAGGTCTGGACATTAGTGCGACCGACTACTTAGACATTACGAAAATGGATATCGCGGCACGTATTGACTTATCGAGCTACGACACTGACAAAGAATCCAACCGTTATCTGTCGTACATTAAAGGTCGGGTAGGGCGTAAAGTAGCAGACTTTTTCCTCGACTTCCTTCAGGCAGATATTGGGTTAGATACGAAGCAACAAAACTTGGTATTGATGCAAGCCGTTGATGATTTTTGTGCTGATTCAAAGTTAGAAAAGCAGGAAGTAAACGAGTACAAAAAACAAGTTTACGACTACTGTAACGAGCAGATTAAATCCGGTGAAGAAGTGCAAGTCTCTGAGCTTTCGGGTGAATTACCACCGAGTCAGGATGGCACCAGCTTTATGGACTTCACTAAAGAGCAAGGTTACGAACTTGAAGAATCATTCCCTGGTGATCGTGCAACGGTTCGTAAGTTAACCAAGTACGTTGGAGCGGGCGGTGGTTTAAACATCAGCTTTGACAGCTTACTGCTTGGTGAGCGTATTTTTTATGATCCAGAGACCGATACATTAACGATCAAAGGAACACCACCAAACTTAAAAGATCAGTTGAGTCGTAGCTAA